A genomic window from Sporosarcina sp. Marseille-Q4063 includes:
- the plsY gene encoding glycerol-3-phosphate 1-O-acyltransferase PlsY — MELILILLFAYIIGSIPSALWVGKLFYKIDIREHGSGNLGGTNTFRVLGKKAGLAVTILDILKGTAATLLPLLPFFIETTVHPLILGVIAVIGHMYPLFANFKGGKAVATSGGVILAYNWPFFFIALAAFFVVLKLTKMVSLTSMIVVVIALIYTVIYYFWTGDLYLMILIFFFGIFIFYRHRTNISRIKAGTEPKVKWI, encoded by the coding sequence ATGGAACTTATTTTAATTTTATTGTTCGCCTATATTATCGGCTCAATCCCTTCCGCTTTGTGGGTAGGGAAATTATTTTACAAAATCGACATTCGTGAACATGGGAGTGGAAATCTAGGCGGAACGAATACATTCCGCGTTTTGGGAAAAAAAGCGGGTCTTGCTGTTACGATTCTAGATATTCTAAAAGGAACAGCAGCAACACTTCTTCCCTTACTTCCATTTTTCATAGAAACAACTGTCCACCCACTCATTCTGGGGGTCATAGCTGTCATCGGGCATATGTATCCGCTTTTCGCTAACTTCAAAGGCGGGAAGGCAGTAGCTACTTCAGGTGGTGTAATACTGGCATACAACTGGCCATTCTTCTTTATTGCGCTAGCCGCCTTCTTCGTCGTTTTGAAACTAACTAAAATGGTGTCCTTAACTTCAATGATAGTAGTTGTGATTGCATTAATCTATACGGTTATTTACTACTTCTGGACTGGTGATTTGTATTTAATGATTTTGATTTTCTTCTTCGGAATCTTTATTTTCTACCGACATCGTACAAATATCTCTAGAATCAAAGCAGGGACCGAGCCAAAAGTAAAGTGGATATAA
- a CDS encoding HesB/YadR/YfhF family protein — MKIVVSDEAVNWFKEEMEAVSGDSIRFFARYGGASPLHEGFSLGVTKEEPDEVAVEKEIDGIRYYIEYRDKWYFIEHDLHVDLDSKVNELVYTYEKA; from the coding sequence TTGAAAATAGTTGTATCTGATGAAGCCGTCAACTGGTTCAAAGAAGAAATGGAAGCAGTCTCTGGTGATTCAATTCGCTTTTTCGCAAGATATGGTGGTGCGAGCCCACTTCATGAAGGTTTCTCATTAGGTGTTACAAAAGAAGAACCTGATGAAGTTGCTGTTGAAAAAGAAATTGACGGTATCCGCTACTATATTGAATACCGGGACAAGTGGTACTTCATTGAACACGACTTGCATGTAGATTTGGATTCGAAAGTAAATGAACTCGTTTACACATATGAAAAAGCGTGA
- the parE gene encoding DNA topoisomerase IV subunit B, which translates to MTKQQDIYKYDDDSIHVLEGLDAVRKRPGMYIGSTDTRGLHHLVYEIVDNAVDEALGGFGSEIDVTIHSDGSISVRDYGRGMPTGIHQTGKPTTEVILTILHSGGKFGQGGYKTSGGLHGVGAAVVNALSEWLEVTIFRDGHKFRQRFENGGKPATTLEKIGTTREKGTLIHFKPDPSIFSTLKYHYETISERLRESAFLLKGLKIELKDENTDKHEVFHYESGIEAFVQYLNEEKDVLHEVAYLDGASEGIEVEFAFQFSDGYSETILSFVNNVRTKDGGTHETGARTALTRVFNDYARRTGLLKEKDKNLEGADVREGISAIISVRIPEEILQFEGQTKGKLGTSEARSVTESVVAQKLLYFLEENADLSATLIRKAIRSQQARDAARKAREDARSGKKRRRSDTLLSGKLTPAQSRNAARNELYLVEGDSAGGSAKQGRDRVFQAILPLRGKVINTEKAKLEDIMKNEEINMIIHAIGGGVGADFQIEDAAYDKIVIMTDADTDGAHIQVLLLTFFYRYMKPLIEAGKVFIALPPLFKVFKGVGKNEKVEYAWTEADLDEAISKIGKNYMLQRYKGLGEMNADQLWETTMNPETRTLIRVTIEDGAKVERRITTLMGDKVEPRRLWIEENVDFGQLEDHNILDNEFIHVEEDYE; encoded by the coding sequence TTGACGAAACAACAAGATATTTATAAATATGATGATGATTCGATACATGTACTTGAAGGGTTAGACGCTGTACGGAAACGCCCTGGTATGTATATAGGTTCTACCGATACACGAGGGTTGCATCACCTTGTCTACGAAATTGTAGATAACGCGGTGGACGAAGCACTCGGCGGTTTCGGGTCCGAAATCGATGTAACCATCCATAGCGATGGCAGCATCAGTGTTCGCGACTACGGACGCGGTATGCCAACAGGAATACACCAAACAGGAAAGCCGACAACCGAAGTTATTTTAACGATTTTACACTCGGGCGGTAAGTTCGGACAAGGCGGTTACAAAACGAGCGGCGGGCTACATGGTGTCGGCGCTGCGGTTGTAAACGCTCTATCAGAATGGCTAGAAGTGACAATATTTCGTGACGGCCATAAATTTCGTCAACGATTTGAAAATGGCGGAAAACCGGCAACTACTTTAGAAAAAATAGGAACAACACGTGAAAAGGGAACACTTATTCACTTCAAGCCAGATCCAAGCATTTTTTCTACTTTAAAATATCATTATGAAACAATAAGTGAACGACTTCGGGAATCCGCGTTTTTATTAAAAGGATTAAAAATCGAATTGAAAGATGAAAATACGGACAAGCATGAAGTATTTCATTATGAATCGGGTATAGAAGCTTTTGTTCAATATTTAAACGAAGAAAAAGATGTACTTCATGAAGTAGCCTATTTAGACGGTGCTTCGGAAGGTATCGAAGTAGAGTTTGCTTTCCAATTTAGCGATGGTTACTCTGAAACTATTCTTTCATTCGTCAATAACGTCCGAACTAAAGACGGCGGTACGCATGAAACAGGTGCCAGAACGGCATTAACGCGCGTTTTTAATGATTATGCAAGACGGACAGGGTTATTAAAAGAGAAAGATAAGAATTTAGAAGGCGCCGATGTACGTGAAGGAATCTCTGCAATTATTTCGGTTCGAATTCCAGAAGAAATTCTTCAATTTGAAGGACAAACAAAAGGAAAGCTTGGGACGAGCGAAGCAAGATCTGTCACTGAATCAGTCGTTGCACAAAAGCTACTCTATTTCTTAGAGGAAAATGCCGATTTGAGCGCAACGCTTATTAGAAAAGCAATTCGTTCTCAACAAGCCCGCGATGCGGCAAGAAAAGCGCGTGAAGATGCACGTTCGGGTAAAAAGCGAAGAAGATCCGATACGTTGCTTTCCGGTAAATTAACCCCGGCACAGTCCAGAAATGCTGCTAGGAACGAATTGTATCTTGTCGAAGGTGATTCTGCCGGAGGTTCCGCAAAGCAAGGACGGGATCGTGTATTCCAGGCAATTTTGCCGCTTAGAGGTAAAGTTATTAATACTGAAAAAGCGAAATTAGAAGACATCATGAAAAATGAAGAGATTAACATGATCATTCATGCCATTGGCGGCGGGGTAGGCGCTGATTTCCAAATTGAAGATGCAGCTTACGACAAAATCGTAATTATGACGGATGCCGATACTGACGGAGCTCATATTCAAGTACTGCTCCTTACGTTTTTCTATCGCTATATGAAACCGCTTATTGAAGCGGGTAAAGTATTTATAGCACTACCTCCTTTATTCAAGGTGTTTAAGGGTGTAGGTAAAAACGAAAAAGTGGAATATGCTTGGACTGAAGCGGATCTTGATGAAGCTATTAGCAAAATTGGCAAGAACTACATGTTACAACGTTATAAAGGTCTAGGGGAAATGAACGCGGACCAATTATGGGAAACGACTATGAATCCTGAAACCCGGACACTTATCCGTGTAACGATTGAGGATGGTGCCAAGGTTGAACGTCGTATTACGACACTTATGGGAGACAAGGTTGAACCTAGACGACTTTGGATTGAAGAAAATGTCGATTTCGGACAACTTGAAGACCATAATATTTTAGACAATGAATTTATTCATGTTGAGGAGGACTATGAATGA
- a CDS encoding AMP-binding protein produces MFNEPAWILKRVTLSPNRTALVDVHTNVSWTYTMLKNRILRWTSTFTDNGYKKGERIAVLAPNQPELFAILFACKFKGLIYVPLNWRLSKFEIVSLLNDCSPAVLLFDDIYQSLIQEIDFKQMKSIHSIDNMNEISETVDIGQQEPSNPWMMIYTGGTTGKPKGVVLSTYAVNSNAMNTIISWGLTEEDTTINYMPLFHTGGINALSIPILMAGGQVVIGNRFDAEEAMRATDHYAATISLFVPTMYQSMINMPYFNQTSFSSMKVFLSGGAPCPETIYTKFYAKGHKFKEGYGLTEAGPNNFFIRPEVARRKIGSVGKPMFFNSVKVVNPSGSQCDVNEVGELYIKGPHVFSSYWNKPQDTVSAFHDGWLRTGDLARYDEDGDHYIVGRKKDIIISGGENIYPQEIEQCLTNFGEIKEAAVVAKKDEKWGESIIAFVTEAEGYAFNHDKVIAHCKKFLGSFKIPKEIIVLPEMPKTHIGKIDKNALLHYIMKKA; encoded by the coding sequence ATGTTCAATGAACCTGCTTGGATACTAAAAAGAGTTACACTTTCTCCGAATAGGACTGCACTTGTCGATGTTCATACAAACGTTTCGTGGACATATACCATGTTGAAAAATCGTATTCTTCGTTGGACATCTACATTTACTGATAATGGGTATAAAAAAGGTGAACGTATCGCCGTACTTGCACCAAATCAACCCGAATTGTTTGCGATTTTATTTGCTTGTAAATTTAAAGGGCTTATTTATGTACCGCTGAATTGGCGCCTTAGTAAATTTGAAATTGTTTCTCTCTTAAATGATTGCTCGCCTGCTGTTCTGTTGTTTGACGACATCTACCAATCATTGATTCAGGAAATAGATTTCAAGCAGATGAAATCTATCCATTCGATTGACAATATGAATGAAATTAGTGAAACAGTGGATATCGGGCAGCAGGAACCTTCAAACCCATGGATGATGATTTACACGGGGGGGACAACGGGTAAACCAAAAGGGGTCGTCCTATCTACATATGCCGTCAATTCCAATGCAATGAATACGATTATTAGCTGGGGCTTAACTGAAGAAGATACAACGATTAATTATATGCCTCTTTTTCATACAGGAGGCATTAACGCGTTAAGCATTCCGATTCTTATGGCAGGGGGGCAAGTCGTAATTGGAAATCGGTTTGACGCGGAAGAAGCGATGAGAGCGACCGATCATTATGCGGCAACGATTTCACTTTTTGTGCCGACGATGTACCAATCGATGATCAATATGCCGTATTTTAATCAAACATCTTTTTCATCGATGAAAGTGTTCCTCTCCGGCGGCGCGCCATGTCCAGAAACGATATACACCAAATTTTACGCAAAGGGACACAAGTTTAAAGAAGGCTACGGATTGACTGAAGCTGGACCAAACAACTTTTTTATTCGGCCGGAAGTGGCTCGTCGGAAAATAGGTTCGGTCGGAAAACCGATGTTCTTTAATTCAGTTAAAGTAGTAAATCCAAGCGGCAGTCAATGCGATGTCAATGAAGTAGGTGAACTGTATATAAAAGGGCCGCATGTCTTCAGTTCTTACTGGAATAAACCGCAAGATACAGTGAGTGCTTTCCACGACGGATGGCTGCGAACAGGGGATTTGGCTAGGTACGATGAAGATGGGGACCATTATATCGTAGGAAGGAAAAAAGACATTATTATTAGTGGCGGTGAAAATATTTATCCGCAGGAGATTGAACAGTGCTTAACAAATTTCGGAGAGATCAAGGAAGCCGCTGTTGTTGCAAAAAAGGATGAAAAATGGGGCGAATCCATTATCGCATTTGTTACGGAAGCGGAAGGGTATGCATTCAATCACGACAAAGTGATTGCCCATTGCAAGAAGTTTCTCGGAAGCTTTAAAATCCCGAAAGAAATCATTGTCTTGCCTGAAATGCCTAAAACGCATATTGGAAAAATTGATAAAAATGCACTTCTGCATTATATTATGAAAAAAGCGTGA
- a CDS encoding MFS transporter: protein MWRNRNVWIILSGEMIAGLGLWTGIIGNLEFMQEKVPSDFMKALIMSVGLLAGLVAGPLAGKVIDQSKKKTVLLISGLGRMLSVIFMLVAIGTGSIWWMVAFMVSIQLSATFYFPALQATIPLVVKDENLLSMNGLHMNVATISRIIGTALAGIMLVYWSLISLYWISMIAYGALLLFTMMLRIDEEEGREAKVKTAGNSGGFMEVFPVLKAYPAVGMTLIMTLIPLLFIGSFNLLVINISEIQDSVSIKGLVYTVEGIAFMAGALAVKYISTKWRTTMILFFFATMVAVAEFMLFFVESTFITLAAFGVLGFALGCFFPTAMVIFQKQMPKEYHGRFFSFRNMLERVMFQVVLLTAGAFLDIMGLQLMVVVFGVISLSLTALFFVQMKRRNIVLEEPEPVAAESV, encoded by the coding sequence ATGTGGAGAAATCGAAATGTTTGGATAATACTAAGTGGGGAAATGATAGCTGGGTTAGGGTTATGGACCGGAATTATTGGGAATCTCGAGTTTATGCAAGAAAAAGTACCATCTGATTTTATGAAAGCGTTAATCATGTCTGTCGGCCTTCTAGCTGGGCTAGTTGCAGGGCCGCTTGCCGGGAAAGTTATTGATCAATCCAAGAAAAAAACAGTACTTCTTATTTCAGGACTTGGCAGGATGTTAAGCGTAATTTTCATGCTCGTCGCAATCGGTACTGGATCGATCTGGTGGATGGTTGCATTCATGGTCAGCATCCAACTATCAGCCACGTTTTATTTTCCCGCGTTGCAAGCGACAATTCCGCTCGTCGTAAAAGATGAAAATTTATTATCAATGAACGGATTGCATATGAATGTGGCAACCATTTCACGAATTATTGGCACTGCACTTGCGGGTATAATGCTTGTCTATTGGTCTCTAATATCATTGTATTGGATTTCAATGATCGCATACGGCGCACTATTATTATTTACGATGATGCTGCGCATCGATGAGGAAGAGGGAAGGGAAGCGAAAGTAAAAACTGCGGGGAATTCAGGTGGATTCATGGAAGTTTTTCCTGTATTAAAAGCCTATCCAGCGGTGGGTATGACTTTAATAATGACGCTTATTCCATTACTGTTCATTGGATCTTTCAATTTACTCGTTATAAATATTAGTGAAATTCAAGATTCAGTCTCTATTAAAGGTCTTGTTTATACAGTTGAAGGAATTGCATTTATGGCCGGAGCTTTAGCTGTGAAATATATTTCAACAAAATGGCGAACGACTATGATTTTGTTTTTCTTTGCAACAATGGTCGCCGTAGCGGAATTTATGCTTTTCTTTGTTGAAAGTACATTTATTACATTAGCAGCCTTCGGAGTTTTAGGTTTCGCTCTAGGTTGTTTTTTTCCGACAGCAATGGTTATTTTCCAAAAACAAATGCCAAAAGAGTATCATGGTCGATTTTTCTCGTTTCGGAATATGTTAGAACGAGTTATGTTCCAGGTTGTATTGTTAACAGCGGGCGCATTTCTTGATATTATGGGACTACAATTGATGGTTGTTGTATTCGGTGTGATCAGCCTAAGCTTGACAGCATTATTTTTTGTTCAAATGAAAAGAAGAAATATCGTGTTAGAAGAACCAGAACCAGTTGCCGCAGAAAGTGTTTAA
- a CDS encoding LAGLIDADG family homing endonuclease encodes MARNPGMDDEMIIQMYKSGMSFKKMAPVIGISDRAIRNVMYKHGIQMNRERYSGQPRKNKVNENFFKTWSHEMAWVLGLFVTDGCVNKKIHSISFSQKDERILRLIATYMDADYILAPGRPTRTTATLLINSKIIKEDLAALGIVANKSLSVPFPNVPEEFLSSFVRGVIDGDGWVQKTGYVMNVTSSSQAFADILLSVFQSWNLRTEISITTTKKGTPVYRIWVKGKYELPKLAKIIYANASTDNFIYRKRERMSQRIDN; translated from the coding sequence TTGGCGAGAAATCCAGGCATGGATGATGAAATGATTATCCAAATGTACAAAAGCGGCATGTCGTTCAAAAAAATGGCTCCAGTTATTGGTATTTCTGATCGTGCTATACGGAACGTTATGTATAAACATGGAATTCAAATGAATAGAGAACGATATTCAGGACAACCCCGAAAAAATAAAGTTAATGAGAACTTTTTTAAAACATGGTCGCATGAAATGGCTTGGGTGTTAGGTTTATTTGTCACAGATGGTTGTGTTAATAAAAAAATACACAGTATTTCTTTTTCTCAAAAAGATGAACGAATCCTACGATTAATCGCAACGTACATGGATGCAGATTATATTTTAGCCCCCGGAAGACCAACAAGAACTACTGCAACACTACTTATTAATTCGAAAATTATTAAAGAAGATCTTGCAGCATTGGGAATTGTCGCCAATAAATCATTATCTGTGCCTTTTCCAAATGTTCCTGAGGAGTTTTTATCGTCATTTGTAAGGGGAGTTATTGATGGGGATGGTTGGGTACAGAAAACTGGATACGTTATGAATGTAACCAGTAGCAGCCAAGCATTTGCTGATATACTTTTATCTGTATTTCAATCATGGAATTTACGAACTGAAATCTCAATAACCACAACTAAGAAAGGAACACCCGTTTACCGTATATGGGTTAAAGGAAAGTACGAACTACCAAAGCTAGCAAAAATAATATACGCCAATGCATCAACGGATAATTTTATATATCGTAAAAGAGAGCGAATGTCCCAAAGAATTGATAACTAA
- a CDS encoding GNAT family N-acetyltransferase, with translation MLIRTGNETDLADITALIAELGYETTVCEMKNRLSKLSSNPHYHTIVAEIENEVVGLLGLHIGLAYEFSGCYGRIVCLVVNKAYRNNGIGKKLIDKAKEIISNLDGNTIVLNSGNRKERETAHKFYLDNGFSAKSTGFVMKFS, from the coding sequence ATGTTAATTCGAACAGGAAATGAAACGGATCTAGCTGATATAACGGCTCTAATAGCTGAATTGGGTTATGAGACAACTGTATGTGAGATGAAGAATAGATTATCAAAGTTATCTAGCAATCCGCATTATCATACAATTGTTGCGGAAATAGAAAACGAAGTTGTAGGGTTGTTGGGTTTACACATAGGTCTTGCATATGAATTTAGTGGTTGTTATGGAAGAATTGTCTGTCTAGTTGTAAATAAGGCGTACAGAAATAATGGCATAGGCAAAAAATTAATTGACAAAGCTAAGGAGATCATTAGTAATTTGGACGGAAACACTATTGTTTTAAACAGTGGGAATCGAAAAGAACGAGAAACTGCACACAAGTTTTACTTAGACAATGGGTTTTCTGCTAAAAGTACAGGATTTGTAATGAAATTCAGTTGA
- a CDS encoding rRNA methyltransferase, with amino-acid sequence MWKLVNGRLIQTTDESRVKFRTNISESVLNELQTMAKENKTHVNYLIESGLKNVLEQDQIIFNKETRPNDRIQYKTTYDKELLEGLREFAKEHNLFMNDIIEYSVQFIDIDQVKNNNYRYRIEV; translated from the coding sequence ATGTGGAAATTGGTAAATGGCAGGTTAATTCAAACAACGGATGAATCAAGAGTTAAATTCAGAACTAATATTAGTGAATCAGTTTTGAATGAATTACAAACTATGGCTAAAGAAAATAAAACCCACGTCAATTATTTAATTGAAAGTGGCTTGAAGAATGTTTTGGAACAAGATCAAATTATATTCAATAAAGAAACCAGACCCAATGATCGCATTCAATATAAAACCACTTATGACAAGGAATTATTGGAAGGGCTCAGAGAGTTTGCAAAAGAGCATAACTTATTTATGAATGATATAATCGAGTATAGTGTGCAGTTTATTGATATTGATCAAGTTAAGAACAATAATTATAGGTATAGAATAGAAGTGTAA
- the parC gene encoding DNA topoisomerase IV subunit A, producing MTNVERFQDLPLEEVVGDRFGRYSKYIIQDRALPDARDGLKPVQRRILYAMFHEGNTHEKAFRKAAKTVGNVIGNYHPHGDSSVYEAMVRMSQDWKLRHMMIEMHGNNGSIDGDSAAAMRYTEARLSGIAGEMLRDIGKNTVDFIPNFDDTEPEPTVLPARFPNLLVNGSTGISAGYATDIPPHALHEVLDAVLLRLENPEVTVEELMTVIKGPDFPTGGIIQGTDGIKTAYKTGKGRFVIRAKTSIEQLRGGKSQIVVTEIPYDVNKANMVKRMDELRIDRKLDGIADVRDESDRTGLRIVIELKKDTDSNGILQYLLKNTDLQVTYNFNMIAISGRRPTLMSLPMLLDAYIDHQKEVVTRRSQFDIQKAKDRLHIVEGLMKALSVLDEVIKTIRESKDKRDAKNNIIAKFDFSEVQAEAIVSLQLYRLTNTDITELQREDAELRKLIDKLDAILKSDKKLSSVIKKELSAIRKQFAEPRRSDIEEKIEEIKVDIDILIPSEEVHVSVTKDGYIKRTSVRSYSASNGTGHDMKESDYMLFESPMNTQHHLLLFTSFGNYLYQPVHELPDIRWRDLGQHISSIIPLEQNETIIAVIGLENFEEEANIITVSKNGMIKQSSVASFEVRRYNRTFRAMGVRKGDEMVDARLVKGDEDVILFTKQAFALRFPLAELSVTGVRTAGVRGINLRDDDQLVSLVAVREEENASLVLATQRGAAKRMNLREFETAKRAQRGVVVLRVLQSNPHEVIGVEMATNDEIIVLATDKDHKIPILAGSLRLVDRYSNGSFIADEKKDGRVTHIYKDPKAELE from the coding sequence ATGACAAATGTAGAACGATTTCAAGACCTTCCACTTGAAGAAGTTGTTGGTGATCGATTCGGTAGATACAGTAAGTACATCATTCAAGACCGTGCACTTCCGGATGCGCGTGACGGTTTAAAACCTGTACAACGCAGAATTTTATATGCAATGTTTCATGAAGGGAATACACATGAAAAAGCATTTAGAAAAGCCGCAAAAACAGTAGGTAACGTAATCGGTAACTATCATCCGCACGGCGATTCGTCGGTCTATGAGGCGATGGTTCGAATGAGTCAAGACTGGAAACTGCGCCATATGATGATTGAAATGCACGGTAACAATGGTTCGATCGACGGCGACTCTGCAGCAGCTATGCGTTATACAGAAGCCCGTCTTTCAGGAATTGCCGGTGAAATGCTACGCGATATCGGTAAGAATACGGTTGATTTCATTCCGAACTTTGATGATACTGAACCGGAACCAACAGTTCTTCCAGCACGATTCCCAAATTTATTGGTGAACGGATCAACGGGTATTTCGGCTGGTTATGCGACAGATATTCCACCGCATGCACTTCATGAAGTGCTTGATGCGGTTCTTTTACGACTAGAAAATCCTGAAGTTACTGTAGAAGAGTTGATGACTGTCATTAAAGGGCCAGATTTCCCGACAGGTGGAATTATCCAGGGAACGGATGGCATTAAAACGGCCTATAAAACTGGAAAAGGTCGCTTCGTCATTCGTGCAAAAACTTCGATTGAACAATTAAGAGGCGGGAAATCGCAAATCGTTGTCACGGAAATTCCATACGATGTCAATAAAGCGAATATGGTAAAACGTATGGATGAGCTTCGAATCGATCGTAAACTCGATGGAATTGCGGATGTACGTGATGAATCCGATCGTACTGGTCTGCGTATCGTAATCGAATTGAAAAAAGATACTGATAGTAATGGAATTTTACAATACTTACTTAAAAACACTGATTTACAAGTCACTTATAACTTTAATATGATTGCAATTTCGGGACGCAGACCAACATTAATGTCTCTTCCGATGCTTCTTGATGCGTATATTGACCACCAGAAAGAAGTTGTGACGCGTAGATCGCAATTCGATATTCAAAAAGCAAAGGATCGACTCCATATTGTTGAAGGGCTTATGAAAGCATTATCGGTCCTTGATGAAGTTATTAAAACAATTCGTGAATCTAAAGATAAACGAGATGCTAAGAATAATATTATTGCGAAATTCGATTTTTCAGAAGTGCAAGCAGAGGCAATTGTTTCGTTACAACTTTACCGATTAACGAATACAGATATTACTGAGTTGCAAAGAGAAGATGCAGAACTTCGAAAGTTAATTGACAAATTGGATGCAATCTTAAAAAGCGATAAAAAGCTTTCAAGTGTTATTAAAAAAGAACTTTCAGCAATTCGAAAACAATTTGCTGAACCGCGAAGATCCGATATTGAAGAAAAAATTGAAGAAATCAAAGTCGATATCGATATTCTGATTCCTAGCGAAGAGGTACACGTATCAGTGACAAAAGATGGCTATATCAAGCGGACCAGCGTTCGTTCCTATAGCGCATCGAACGGAACCGGCCATGATATGAAGGAATCGGATTATATGTTATTTGAGTCTCCAATGAATACACAGCATCATTTGTTGTTGTTTACATCATTCGGAAACTACCTATATCAACCGGTGCATGAACTACCCGATATAAGGTGGCGGGATTTAGGTCAACATATTTCAAGTATCATTCCACTTGAACAAAACGAAACGATAATCGCCGTGATTGGGTTAGAGAATTTTGAAGAAGAAGCAAATATTATTACAGTATCTAAAAATGGTATGATCAAACAATCAAGCGTTGCCAGTTTTGAAGTGAGACGATATAATCGAACATTCAGAGCGATGGGTGTTCGGAAAGGTGACGAAATGGTCGATGCCAGGCTTGTAAAAGGCGATGAAGATGTCATTTTATTCACAAAGCAGGCATTTGCACTGCGTTTTCCGCTCGCTGAATTATCCGTCACTGGTGTGAGAACTGCTGGCGTCAGAGGAATCAATTTAAGAGATGACGATCAACTTGTTTCACTGGTAGCCGTTCGTGAGGAGGAAAACGCCTCACTTGTTCTTGCAACTCAACGTGGTGCAGCAAAACGAATGAATTTAAGAGAATTCGAAACGGCTAAAAGAGCGCAACGCGGTGTGGTTGTATTGAGAGTGTTGCAATCGAATCCGCATGAAGTCATTGGCGTTGAAATGGCTACTAATGATGAAATCATTGTATTAGCAACTGATAAAGATCATAAAATACCAATTCTCGCAGGATCATTAAGACTAGTGGATCGGTATTCAAATGGAAGTTTCATTGCAGATGAGAAAAAAGATGGTCGGGTCACCCATATTTATAAAGATCCCAAAGCTGAATTAGAGTAA